The sequence CGGTACGGAGCACTTCCAGCGGGCCCATGGTCTCGCTCAGGAAGCTCAGCGGCGGGCCGCAGCTGGACATCGCATCGCGCGGCATCACCTGCACCCACACGTGGCGACCGGCGATGCCGATACCGATGGCCGCGGCGATGAAGGCCAGCGTGCCGTAGGTCTTGCGCCCTGCCCCGTCGGCCGGGCCATGCAGCGCGCCGATCAGGAACAGCAGGCCCAGCGCGGCGAATGCCAGCCGCTGGAAAATGCACAGCGGGCAAGGTTCCAGGCCCATCTGCAGCTGCATGAAGATCGCATAGCCCAGCAGGCCCGCACACACCAGGAAACCCAGCAGGAACTGGCTACGGAAACTCCAACGCAACGGATTCATCAGCAACGCTCGCTAGGATCAGACGGCAAGATTAACAGGCCACTCCCCGCCTGCCAGCCGCCGTATGCAACTGACTGGCGCCAGAGATGGAAAAGCCCGGGACGGGCCCGGGCTTCTCGCAGACATCTGTCGGACAGCTACCGATTACTCGGCCACTTCCTCGGAAACGGCCGGACGGTCAACCAGCTCGACGTAGGCCATCGGAGCGTTGTCGCCAGCGCGGAAGCCGCACTTCAGGATGCGCAGGTAGCCACCCGGACGGTTCGCGTAGCGCGGACCCAAGGTGGTGAACAGGGTGCCGACCGCTTCCTTGTCGCGCAGGCGCGCAAAGGCCAGGCGGCGGTTGGCGACGCTGTCAACCTTGGCCAGGGTGATCAGCGGCTCGGCGACGCGGCGCAGTTCCTTGGCCTTCGGCAGGGTGGTCTTGATCAGCTCGTGCTTGATCAGCGAGGCCGCCATGTTCTTGAACATCGCTTCGCGATGGGCGCTGGTGCGGCTGAACTTGCGGCCGGATTTCTGGTGACGCATGGTCGTTGTTTCCTATGGATGAATGGTGTGGCTGTTGTGGATCGCTGTCGCCTTCCAGGCGTTGCAACATGGACTGCGGATGGTCCTGGTCATCCCTCCTGGACAACCTGCCGCGGACTTTGTGTCCGTCGGACGGGTAAAGCCTGAAACAAATACGACGCCCTGCATGTCATCCATGCAGGGCGCCGGATTCTACATCATCAACCCAGCATGCCGTGGCTGGCGACGCCAGCCGGCGGCCAGTTCTCCAGCTTCATGCCGAGCGACAGGCCACGCTGGGCCAGCACTTCCTTGATCTCGGTGAGCGACTTCTTGCCGAGGTTCGGGGTCTTGAGCAGCTCCACTTCGGTCTTCTGGATCAGATCACCAATATAGTAGATGCTCTCGGCCTTCAGGCAGTTGGCCGAACGCACGGTCAGCTCGAGGTCGTCGATCGGGCGCAGCAGCACCGGATCCACGCCGTTGTTGGCCGGCTTGGCTGCACCGCGGTCGCGGTGGGTGAAGTCACCGAACACCGACAGCTGGTCGCTGAGGATGTCGGCGGCGGTGCGCACGGCTTCCTCGGCGTCAATCGTGCCGTTGGTCTCGATGTCCAGCACCAGCTTGTCCAGATTGGTACGCTGCTCGACGCGCGCCGCTTCCACGGCGTAGGCGACACGGCGCACCGGCGAGAACGAGGCGTCCAGGACCAGACGGCCGATGGCACGGGTTTCTTCGTCCGGACGACGGCGCGAGGCAGCCGGCTGGTAGCCGAAGCCGCGCTCGACCTTCAGGCGCATGTTCAGCGCCACGTCCTTGGTCAGGTGGCAGATCACGTGATCGCCATTGATGACCTCGACGTTGTGGTCGACCTTGATGTCGGCCGCGGTAACGATGCCCGGGCCCTGCTTGGACAGCGACAGGGTGGCGCTGTCACCGGAATGCATGCGGATTGCCACGTCCTTCAGGTTCAGCAGGACTTCGAGCACGTCCTCCTGCAACCCTTCGACGGTGGTGTACTCGTGCAGCACGCCGTCGATCTCGACTTCAGTGATGGCGAAGCCCGGGATGGACGACAGCAGCACGCGACGCAGGGCGTTGCCCAGCGTATGCCCGTAACCACGCTCCAAGGGCTCGATGACGACCTTGGCGCGGGTCTCGGTAAGGCGTTCGATCTGCGGACCGCGAGGACGCAGAACCTGGTTGGCGGTAACCGTCATGTTGCGGGTTCTCCTGCGAACCTCCGGTGCGGCCCGGAGGTTCTCCAATGTGAATTACTTCGAATACAACTCGACGATCAGCGCTTCGTTGATATCCGAAGGCAGGTCGGCGCGATCCGGAACAGCCTTGAAGATGCCGCTGAACTTCTTGGCATCGACCTCAACCCAGGACGGGCTCATGTCGTGCTGTTCGGCCACGGTCAGGGCTTCCTGCACGCGCAGCTGCTTCTGGGCCTTCTCCGACAGGGCGATCGCGTCGCCAGCCTTGACCTGGTACGAAGCCAGGTTCACGGACTTGCCGTTGACGGTGACGCCGCGGTGGCTGACCAGCTGGCGGGCAGCCGGACGGGTGACGGCGAAGCCCATACGGTAGACGACGTTGTCCAGACGGGTTTCCAGCAGCTGCAGCAGGTTCTCGCCGGTGTTGCCCTTCTTGGTCGAGGCCTTCTTGTAGTAGTTGCGGAACTGGCGCTCCAGCAGGCCGTAGATACGCTTGACCTTCTGCTTTTCACGCAGCTGGGTGGCGTAGTCGGACAGTTTGCCCTTGCGGGCGGTGGCGCCGTGCTGGCCGGGCTTCTGCTCCAGCTTGCACTTGGAGTCCAGGGCGCGGGCCGGGCTCTTCAGCGAGAGGTCGGCGCCTTCGCGACGGGCGAGCTTACAGGTAGGACCGATATAACGAGCCATTTCTTATCGCTCCTTTAGACGCGACGCTTCTTCGGCGGACGGCACCCGTTGTGCGGGATAGGCGTCACGTCGATGATGTTGGTGATCTTGTAGCCGACGTTGTTCAGCGAACGCACGGCCGACTCACGGCCCGGACCCGGACCCTTGATGCGGACTTCCAGCGACTTCACGCCGTAGTCCAGCGCAGCCTTGCCGGCCTTTTCGGCGGCAACCTGGGCGGCAAACGGGGTCGACTTGCGGGAACCACGGAAACCGGCACCACCCGAGGTCGCCCAGGAAAGCGCATTGCCCTGGCGGTCGGTGATGGTGACGATGGTGTTGTTGAAAGAAGCGTGGACGTGGGCGACGCCATCAGTGATGACGCGCTTGATCTTCTTCTTGGTCTTAGCAGCAGGCTTGGCCATTTTCTATGTCCCTTACTTCTTGATCGCCTTGCGCGGACCCTTGCGGGTGCGGGCGTTGGTACGGGTACGCTGGCCACGCAGCGGCAGGCCGCGACGGTGACGCAGACCGCGGTAGCAGCCCAGGTCCATCAGGCGCTTGATGGCAATGCCGATCTCGCGACGCAGGTCACCCTCGACGATGTACTTGCCGACCTCGGCGCGCAGGCGCTCGATTTCCGGCTCCGACAGATCGCGGATCTTGGTGGTCGAAGCAACGCCTGCGGATTCGCAGACCTTCTTCGAACGGGTACGGCCGATGCCGTAAATGCTTTGCAACCCGACCCAGACGTGCTTCTGGGCTGGCAGGTTGACGCCTGCAATACGCGCCATGACGCGGTTCTCCAGCTGAGTGATGGCCGAACGCGCGCGAGGGCACGCCAATCCGGCAGGATGGATCAAAAAAGTGAACTAGCGATTCTAACAAGGTTCCGGTTTATCTGGAAGTCCGTGGAACCAGAAGGTTCCATGGACCCGGCATGGGGAGTGTGCCCATGCTCCGGCGCCGGATGTCGTTGGTGATGGCAAACCCCGCCACCGCCGCCCGCGCTACTCCCGCGCGGAACCACCACATCACACCCCCACCCGGAACCGCTGCAGGGGCCGCCCTTCTGTCTGGAAGGCCGCGACCGGGAACCGGGGGCCTTCACGCAAGGAGACGGAATCTTACAGTAAATCAGCCGCGAGCGAAACCGCCGCGATTGCCACCCTTGAGGTTGGCCTTCTTGAGCAGGCTTTCGTACTGGTGGCTCATCAGGTGCGACTGGATCTGTGCGATGAAGTCCATCACCACCACCACCACGATCAGCAGCGAGGTGCCGCCGAAGTAGAACGAGGCGTTGAGCTGGGTGCGCATGATCTCCGGCAACAGGCAGACGATCACCAGGTACAGCGAGCCGGCCGCGGTCAGACGCGTCAGGACGCCATCGATGTACTCGGAGGTTGCCTTGCCCGGACGGATGCCCGGAATCAGCGCCCCGGACTTCTTCAGGTTGTCGGCGGTCTCCTGGCTGTTGAACACCAGCGCGGTATAGAAGAACGCAAAGCCGGTGATCAGACCCGCGAACACGATCATGTGCAGCGGCTCGCCCGGGCCCAGCGCATTGGCGATGCGCTGCAGCCAGGTCGCCTGGCTGGCCTGGCCGGACCACATCGCCAGCGTCGCCGGGAAGGCCAGGATCGACGAGGCGAAAATCGCCGGGATCACGCCTGCCATGTTGAGCTTCAGCGGCAGGAACGAGGTCTGGTTCATGTACGCGTTGCGGCCACCCTGGCGGCGCGCGTAGTTCACCGTGATCCGGCGCTGGCCACGCTCGACGAACACCACGAAATAGGTGAACGCCAGCACCAGCAGCGCGATGATCAGCAGCGAGATGAAGCTCATGTTGCCGTCGCGGTAGGCCTCGACGGTCTGGATCACGGCGGCCGGCAGGCCGGCCACGATGCCGGCGAAGATGATCAGCGAAACACCGTTGCCGATGCCGCGCTCGGTAACCTGCTCGCCAACCCACATCAGGAAGATGGTGCCGGCGGTCAGCGCGATCACCGCGGTCAGCACGAAGCCCATGCCGGGTGCGTACACGACCGGGGCGCCGCCCGGAGAAACCTGGTTCTGCAGGGCCATGGCGATACTGCCGCCCTGCACCACTGCCAGCAGCACCGCGCCGATGCGCGAGTACTGGGTGATCTTGCGCCGGCCGGACTCACCCTCCTTCTGCAGCGCCTTGAGCGCCGGGAAGATGTGCACCGCCAGCTGCATCACGATCGATGCCGAGATGTACGGCATCACGTTCAGCGCAAAGATGCTGAAACGGTGCAGGGCGCCGCCCGAGAACATGTTGAACATGTCCACGATACCGCCGCCCTGCGCCTGCATCAGCGCAAGCATGGCATCGGGATTGACGCCCGGCACCGGCACGTAGCAGCCGATGCGATAGACGAGCAATGCCCCGAGTACGAACAGAAGACGCTGGCGAAGTTCAGTGAACTTGCCCATCCCGCCCGCGAGGTTACCGATGCCAGCTTGCGCCATTTCCCACTTACTCCTGTACGCTGCCGCCGGCAGCTTCGATCGCAGCCTTGGCACCCGCCGTGGCAGCAATGCCCTTCAGCGTGAAGGCCTTGGTCAGCTCGCCCTTGAGGACGATCTTGGCCTTCTTGGCGCTGGTCGGCACCAGCTTGGCAGCACGCAGGGCGGCGAAATCGATCTCGCCGGCCGGCAGCTTGTCCAGTGCGTACAGCAGCACCTCAGCGGTGTCCTTGGCGATCGGCGAACGGAAGCCGATCTTCGGCAGACGGCGCTGCATGGGGGTCTGGCCGCCTTCGAAGC is a genomic window of Stenotrophomonas sp. Marseille-Q4652 containing:
- a CDS encoding disulfide bond formation protein B; translated protein: MNPLRWSFRSQFLLGFLVCAGLLGYAIFMQLQMGLEPCPLCIFQRLAFAALGLLFLIGALHGPADGAGRKTYGTLAFIAAAIGIGIAGRHVWVQVMPRDAMSSCGPPLSFLSETMGPLEVLRTVLTGTADCGNIDWTFVGLSMPMWSLVWFVLLAAWALVAGWRRRAPRLA
- the rplQ gene encoding 50S ribosomal protein L17, giving the protein MRHQKSGRKFSRTSAHREAMFKNMAASLIKHELIKTTLPKAKELRRVAEPLITLAKVDSVANRRLAFARLRDKEAVGTLFTTLGPRYANRPGGYLRILKCGFRAGDNAPMAYVELVDRPAVSEEVAE
- the rpoA gene encoding DNA-directed RNA polymerase subunit alpha — its product is MTVTANQVLRPRGPQIERLTETRAKVVIEPLERGYGHTLGNALRRVLLSSIPGFAITEVEIDGVLHEYTTVEGLQEDVLEVLLNLKDVAIRMHSGDSATLSLSKQGPGIVTAADIKVDHNVEVINGDHVICHLTKDVALNMRLKVERGFGYQPAASRRRPDEETRAIGRLVLDASFSPVRRVAYAVEAARVEQRTNLDKLVLDIETNGTIDAEEAVRTAADILSDQLSVFGDFTHRDRGAAKPANNGVDPVLLRPIDDLELTVRSANCLKAESIYYIGDLIQKTEVELLKTPNLGKKSLTEIKEVLAQRGLSLGMKLENWPPAGVASHGMLG
- the rpsD gene encoding 30S ribosomal protein S4, whose amino-acid sequence is MARYIGPTCKLARREGADLSLKSPARALDSKCKLEQKPGQHGATARKGKLSDYATQLREKQKVKRIYGLLERQFRNYYKKASTKKGNTGENLLQLLETRLDNVVYRMGFAVTRPAARQLVSHRGVTVNGKSVNLASYQVKAGDAIALSEKAQKQLRVQEALTVAEQHDMSPSWVEVDAKKFSGIFKAVPDRADLPSDINEALIVELYSK
- the rpsK gene encoding 30S ribosomal protein S11, which encodes MAKPAAKTKKKIKRVITDGVAHVHASFNNTIVTITDRQGNALSWATSGGAGFRGSRKSTPFAAQVAAEKAGKAALDYGVKSLEVRIKGPGPGRESAVRSLNNVGYKITNIIDVTPIPHNGCRPPKKRRV
- the rpsM gene encoding 30S ribosomal protein S13, with product MARIAGVNLPAQKHVWVGLQSIYGIGRTRSKKVCESAGVASTTKIRDLSEPEIERLRAEVGKYIVEGDLRREIGIAIKRLMDLGCYRGLRHRRGLPLRGQRTRTNARTRKGPRKAIKK
- the secY gene encoding preprotein translocase subunit SecY codes for the protein MAQAGIGNLAGGMGKFTELRQRLLFVLGALLVYRIGCYVPVPGVNPDAMLALMQAQGGGIVDMFNMFSGGALHRFSIFALNVMPYISASIVMQLAVHIFPALKALQKEGESGRRKITQYSRIGAVLLAVVQGGSIAMALQNQVSPGGAPVVYAPGMGFVLTAVIALTAGTIFLMWVGEQVTERGIGNGVSLIIFAGIVAGLPAAVIQTVEAYRDGNMSFISLLIIALLVLAFTYFVVFVERGQRRITVNYARRQGGRNAYMNQTSFLPLKLNMAGVIPAIFASSILAFPATLAMWSGQASQATWLQRIANALGPGEPLHMIVFAGLITGFAFFYTALVFNSQETADNLKKSGALIPGIRPGKATSEYIDGVLTRLTAAGSLYLVIVCLLPEIMRTQLNASFYFGGTSLLIVVVVVMDFIAQIQSHLMSHQYESLLKKANLKGGNRGGFARG
- the rplO gene encoding 50S ribosomal protein L15, with translation MTLRLNELSPAPGARTERTRVGRGIGSGLGKTAGRGHKGSFARKGGGKIKAGFEGGQTPMQRRLPKIGFRSPIAKDTAEVLLYALDKLPAGEIDFAALRAAKLVPTSAKKAKIVLKGELTKAFTLKGIAATAGAKAAIEAAGGSVQE